From Camelus bactrianus isolate YW-2024 breed Bactrian camel chromosome 16, ASM4877302v1, whole genome shotgun sequence, the proteins below share one genomic window:
- the ABI3 gene encoding ABI gene family member 3, whose protein sequence is MAELQQLQEFEIPTGREALRGNHSALLRVADYCEDNYVQATDKRKALEETMAFTTQALASVAYQVGNLAGHTLRMLDLQAAALRQVEARVSTLGQMVNMHMEKVARREIGTLATVKRLPPSQKIIAPTSLPPLTPYYRRPLNFGCLDDIGHGIKDLSTQLSRTGTLSRKSIKAPATPSSATLGRAPRIPELPVVPDDKLSAASSISSLASAGSAEGVSGVSTTKGQAGPPPPLPPPAAAEVFLPPPPLEELSLPPPDPELPLPLDLPPPPPLDVDDLGLPPPPPPGFGPEEPSWVPDTYLEKVVTLYPYTRQKDNQLSFSEGTIICITRRYSDGWCEGVSSEGSGFFPGNYVAPSC, encoded by the exons ATGGCGGAGCTGCAGCAGCTGCAGGAGTTTGAGATCCCCACGGGCCGGGAGGCTCTGCGGGGCAACCACAGCGCCCTGCTGCGAGTGGCCGACTACTGCGAGGACAACTACGTGCAG GCCACAGACAAGCGGAAGGCACTGGAGGAGACCATGGCCTTCACCACCCAGGCCCTAGCCAGCGTGGCCTACCAGGTGGGCAACCTGGCTGGACACACTCTGCGCATGTTGGACCTTCAGGCGGCCGCCCTGCGGCAGGTGGAAGCACGGGTGAGCACGCTGGGCCAG ATGGTGAACATGCATATGGAGAAGGTGGCCCGAAGGGAGATTGGCACCTTAGCCACTGTCAAGCGGCTGCCCCCCAGCCAGAAAATTATCGCCCCCACGAGCCTCCCTCCGCTCACACCCTACTACCGGAGACCCCTCAACTTTGGCTGCCTGGATGACATCGGCCATGGGATCAAG GATCTGAGCACCCAGCTGTCGCGGACCGGGACCCTGTCTCGAAAGAGCATCAAGGCGCCTGCCACACCTTCCTCGGCCACCCTGGG gAGAGCACCCCGGATCCCAGAGCTCCCGGTGGTGCCCGACGACAAACTCTCCGCCGCGTCCTCTATCTCCTCCCTGGCCTCGGCTGG CAGCGCCGAAGGTGTCAGTGGGGTCTCCACGACCAAGGGGCAGGCAGGacccccacctccactgcctCCACCTGCTGCCGCCGAGGTCTTCCTGCCGCCCCCTCCGCTGGAGGAACTGTCCCTGCCTCCGCCAG ACCCGGAACTGCCTCTGCCCCTGGATCTGCCCCCTCCGCCGCCCCTGGATGTAGATGACTTGGGTCTGCCACCTCCGCCCCCACCAGGCTTTGGGCCCGAGGAGCCAAGCTGGGTCCCTGATACATACTTGGAGAAAG TGGTGACACTATACCCATACACCCGCCAGAAGGACAACCAACTCTCTTTCTCTGAAGGCACCATTATCTGCATCACCCGCCGCTACTCTGATGGCTGGTGTGAGGGCGTCAGCTCAGAGGGGTCTGGATTCTTCCCTGGGAACTATGTGGCGCCCAGCTGCTGA
- the GNGT2 gene encoding guanine nucleotide-binding protein G(I)/G(S)/G(O) subunit gamma-T2 isoform X1, protein MISLSIRDLGFQTICFIQRFSAHEELGGSNSILCASGTSDLKCTLFLGRTRSLQGRMAQELSEKEILKMEVEQLKKEVKNPRALISKTGKEIKDYVEAEAGNDPLLKGIPEDKNPFKEKGGCMIS, encoded by the exons ATGATCAGCTTAAGCATCAGAGATTTGGGCTTCCAGACCATCTGCTTTATCCAAAGATTTTCAGCTCATGAGGAGCTAGGAGGCTCAAACTCCATCTTGTGTGCGTCGGGGACAAGTGACTTGAAGTGCACGCTCTTCCTTGGCAG GACCAGGTCTCTCCAGGGCAGGATGGCCCAGGAGCTCAGTGAGAAGGAGATCTTGAAGATGGAGGTGGAGCAGCTGAAGAAGGAAGTGAAGAATCCTCGAGCTCTG ATTTCCAAAACGGGAAAGGAAATCAAGGATTACGTGGAGGCGGAAGCAGGAAACGACCCTCTTCTCAAAGGCATCCCTGAGGACAAGAATCCCTTCAAGGAGAAAGGCGGTTGTATGATTAGCTGA
- the PHOSPHO1 gene encoding phosphoethanolamine/phosphocholine phosphatase isoform X3, translating to MCQRLWLWPANQPLPGRLPPRPLSLAPSSSSCSSLPRSQDSGMAAQSAPRFLLTFDFDETIVDENSDDSIVRAAPGQRLPESLRATYREGFYNEYMQRVFQYLGEQGVRPRDLRAIYEAIPLSPGMGELLQFVAKQGACFEVILISDANTFGVESALRAAGHHGLFRRIFSNPSGPDARGLLTLRPFHTHSCARCPANMCKHKVLSDYLRDRARDGVHFERLFYVGDGANDFCPTGLLAGGDVAFPRRGYPMHRLIQEAQKAEPSSFRAAVVPWETAIDVRLHLQQVLKTC from the coding sequence ATGTGCCAGCGCCTCTGGCTGTGGCCCGCTAACCAGCCTCTCCCGGGCCGGCTCCCGCCGCGCCCCCTCTCgcttgctccctcctcctcctcctgctcctctctcCCCCGCTCCCAGGACAGCGGGATGGCCGCGCAGAGCGCGCCGCGCTTCCTGCTGACCTTCGACTTTGACGAGACCATTGTGGACGAGAACAGCGACGACTCGATCGTGCGCGCTGCGCCAGGCCAGCGGCTGCCGGAGAGCCTGCGAGCCACCTACCGCGAGGGCTTCTACAACGAGTACATGCAGCGCGTCTTCCAGTACCTGGGCGAGCAGGGCGTGCGGCCGCGGGACCTGCGCGCCATCTACGAGGCCATCCCCCTGTCGCCGGGCATGGGCGAGCTGCTGCAGTTTGTGGCCAAGCAGGGCGCCTGCTTCGAGGTTATTCTTATCTCAGACGCCAACACCTTCGGCGTGGAGAGCGCGCTGCGCGCCGCCGGCCACCACGGCCTGTTTCGCCGCATCTTCAGCAACCCGTCGGGGCCCGATGCGCGGGGGCTGCTGACGCTGCGGCCCTTCCACACGCACAGCTGTGCGCGCTGCCCCGCCAACATGTGCAAGCACAAGGTGCTCAGCGACTACCTGCGCGATCGGGCCCGCGACGGCGTGCACTTCGAGCGCCTGTTCTATGTGGGCGACGGCGCCAACGACTTCTGCCCCACGGGGCTGCTGGCGGGCGGAGATGTGGCCTTCCCGCGCCGCGGCTACCCCATGCACCGCCTTATCCAGGAGGCGCAGAAGGCCGAGCCCAGCTCCTTCCGCGCCGCCGTGGTGCCCTGGGAAACGGCCATCGACGTGCGCCTCCATCTGCAACAGGTGCTGAAGACGTGCTGA
- the GNGT2 gene encoding guanine nucleotide-binding protein G(I)/G(S)/G(O) subunit gamma-T2 isoform X3 — translation MAQELSEKEILKMEVEQLKKEVKNPRALISKTGKEIKDYVEAEAGNDPLLKGIPEDKNPFKEKGGCMIS, via the exons ATGGCCCAGGAGCTCAGTGAGAAGGAGATCTTGAAGATGGAGGTGGAGCAGCTGAAGAAGGAAGTGAAGAATCCTCGAGCTCTG ATTTCCAAAACGGGAAAGGAAATCAAGGATTACGTGGAGGCGGAAGCAGGAAACGACCCTCTTCTCAAAGGCATCCCTGAGGACAAGAATCCCTTCAAGGAGAAAGGCGGTTGTATGATTAGCTGA
- the GNGT2 gene encoding guanine nucleotide-binding protein G(I)/G(S)/G(O) subunit gamma-T2 isoform X2: protein MHTLTPSLPFSPSRPHSWHPQWGGVGVPTCHSQQIMTRSLQGRMAQELSEKEILKMEVEQLKKEVKNPRALISKTGKEIKDYVEAEAGNDPLLKGIPEDKNPFKEKGGCMIS, encoded by the exons ATGCACACCCTgacaccctccctccccttctccccctcaCGCCCTCACAGCTGGCACCcacagtggggaggggtgggtgtgcCCACATGTCACTCTCAGCAGATCAT GACCAGGTCTCTCCAGGGCAGGATGGCCCAGGAGCTCAGTGAGAAGGAGATCTTGAAGATGGAGGTGGAGCAGCTGAAGAAGGAAGTGAAGAATCCTCGAGCTCTG ATTTCCAAAACGGGAAAGGAAATCAAGGATTACGTGGAGGCGGAAGCAGGAAACGACCCTCTTCTCAAAGGCATCCCTGAGGACAAGAATCCCTTCAAGGAGAAAGGCGGTTGTATGATTAGCTGA
- the PHOSPHO1 gene encoding phosphoethanolamine/phosphocholine phosphatase isoform X1 produces the protein MSPLPAPSSAFSATAALFPLPVSQVCRGLAREAPPSPSPTASAAAHLLRTLAETPPADKFLPGNWSWMCQRLWLWPANQPLPGRLPPRPLSLAPSSSSCSSLPRSQDSGMAAQSAPRFLLTFDFDETIVDENSDDSIVRAAPGQRLPESLRATYREGFYNEYMQRVFQYLGEQGVRPRDLRAIYEAIPLSPGMGELLQFVAKQGACFEVILISDANTFGVESALRAAGHHGLFRRIFSNPSGPDARGLLTLRPFHTHSCARCPANMCKHKVLSDYLRDRARDGVHFERLFYVGDGANDFCPTGLLAGGDVAFPRRGYPMHRLIQEAQKAEPSSFRAAVVPWETAIDVRLHLQQVLKTC, from the exons ATGTCCCCACTacctgctccctcctctgccttttcaGCCACTGCTGCTCTCTTTCCCTTACCTGTCTCCCAGGTATGTCGCGGCCTGGCTCGGGAGGCTCCTCCTTCCCCAAGCCCCACCGCTTCTGCTGCTGCCCACTTGCTTCGGACGCTGGCAGAAACCCCACCCGCTGACAAGTTCCTCCCAGGGAATTG GTCTTGGATGTGCCAGCGCCTCTGGCTGTGGCCCGCTAACCAGCCTCTCCCGGGCCGGCTCCCGCCGCGCCCCCTCTCgcttgctccctcctcctcctcctgctcctctctcCCCCGCTCCCAGGACAGCGGGATGGCCGCGCAGAGCGCGCCGCGCTTCCTGCTGACCTTCGACTTTGACGAGACCATTGTGGACGAGAACAGCGACGACTCGATCGTGCGCGCTGCGCCAGGCCAGCGGCTGCCGGAGAGCCTGCGAGCCACCTACCGCGAGGGCTTCTACAACGAGTACATGCAGCGCGTCTTCCAGTACCTGGGCGAGCAGGGCGTGCGGCCGCGGGACCTGCGCGCCATCTACGAGGCCATCCCCCTGTCGCCGGGCATGGGCGAGCTGCTGCAGTTTGTGGCCAAGCAGGGCGCCTGCTTCGAGGTTATTCTTATCTCAGACGCCAACACCTTCGGCGTGGAGAGCGCGCTGCGCGCCGCCGGCCACCACGGCCTGTTTCGCCGCATCTTCAGCAACCCGTCGGGGCCCGATGCGCGGGGGCTGCTGACGCTGCGGCCCTTCCACACGCACAGCTGTGCGCGCTGCCCCGCCAACATGTGCAAGCACAAGGTGCTCAGCGACTACCTGCGCGATCGGGCCCGCGACGGCGTGCACTTCGAGCGCCTGTTCTATGTGGGCGACGGCGCCAACGACTTCTGCCCCACGGGGCTGCTGGCGGGCGGAGATGTGGCCTTCCCGCGCCGCGGCTACCCCATGCACCGCCTTATCCAGGAGGCGCAGAAGGCCGAGCCCAGCTCCTTCCGCGCCGCCGTGGTGCCCTGGGAAACGGCCATCGACGTGCGCCTCCATCTGCAACAGGTGCTGAAGACGTGCTGA
- the PHOSPHO1 gene encoding phosphoethanolamine/phosphocholine phosphatase isoform X4 codes for MSGCFPVAGLRCLSRDSGMAAQSAPRFLLTFDFDETIVDENSDDSIVRAAPGQRLPESLRATYREGFYNEYMQRVFQYLGEQGVRPRDLRAIYEAIPLSPGMGELLQFVAKQGACFEVILISDANTFGVESALRAAGHHGLFRRIFSNPSGPDARGLLTLRPFHTHSCARCPANMCKHKVLSDYLRDRARDGVHFERLFYVGDGANDFCPTGLLAGGDVAFPRRGYPMHRLIQEAQKAEPSSFRAAVVPWETAIDVRLHLQQVLKTC; via the exons ATGAGCGGGTGTTTTCCAGTTGCTGGCCTCCGATGCCTGTCTAGG GACAGCGGGATGGCCGCGCAGAGCGCGCCGCGCTTCCTGCTGACCTTCGACTTTGACGAGACCATTGTGGACGAGAACAGCGACGACTCGATCGTGCGCGCTGCGCCAGGCCAGCGGCTGCCGGAGAGCCTGCGAGCCACCTACCGCGAGGGCTTCTACAACGAGTACATGCAGCGCGTCTTCCAGTACCTGGGCGAGCAGGGCGTGCGGCCGCGGGACCTGCGCGCCATCTACGAGGCCATCCCCCTGTCGCCGGGCATGGGCGAGCTGCTGCAGTTTGTGGCCAAGCAGGGCGCCTGCTTCGAGGTTATTCTTATCTCAGACGCCAACACCTTCGGCGTGGAGAGCGCGCTGCGCGCCGCCGGCCACCACGGCCTGTTTCGCCGCATCTTCAGCAACCCGTCGGGGCCCGATGCGCGGGGGCTGCTGACGCTGCGGCCCTTCCACACGCACAGCTGTGCGCGCTGCCCCGCCAACATGTGCAAGCACAAGGTGCTCAGCGACTACCTGCGCGATCGGGCCCGCGACGGCGTGCACTTCGAGCGCCTGTTCTATGTGGGCGACGGCGCCAACGACTTCTGCCCCACGGGGCTGCTGGCGGGCGGAGATGTGGCCTTCCCGCGCCGCGGCTACCCCATGCACCGCCTTATCCAGGAGGCGCAGAAGGCCGAGCCCAGCTCCTTCCGCGCCGCCGTGGTGCCCTGGGAAACGGCCATCGACGTGCGCCTCCATCTGCAACAGGTGCTGAAGACGTGCTGA
- the PHOSPHO1 gene encoding phosphoethanolamine/phosphocholine phosphatase isoform X2, translating into MSGCFPVAGLRCLSRVCRGLAREAPPSPSPTASAAAHLLRTLAETPPADKFLPGNWSWMCQRLWLWPANQPLPGRLPPRPLSLAPSSSSCSSLPRSQDSGMAAQSAPRFLLTFDFDETIVDENSDDSIVRAAPGQRLPESLRATYREGFYNEYMQRVFQYLGEQGVRPRDLRAIYEAIPLSPGMGELLQFVAKQGACFEVILISDANTFGVESALRAAGHHGLFRRIFSNPSGPDARGLLTLRPFHTHSCARCPANMCKHKVLSDYLRDRARDGVHFERLFYVGDGANDFCPTGLLAGGDVAFPRRGYPMHRLIQEAQKAEPSSFRAAVVPWETAIDVRLHLQQVLKTC; encoded by the exons ATGAGCGGGTGTTTTCCAGTTGCTGGCCTCCGATGCCTGTCTAGG GTATGTCGCGGCCTGGCTCGGGAGGCTCCTCCTTCCCCAAGCCCCACCGCTTCTGCTGCTGCCCACTTGCTTCGGACGCTGGCAGAAACCCCACCCGCTGACAAGTTCCTCCCAGGGAATTG GTCTTGGATGTGCCAGCGCCTCTGGCTGTGGCCCGCTAACCAGCCTCTCCCGGGCCGGCTCCCGCCGCGCCCCCTCTCgcttgctccctcctcctcctcctgctcctctctcCCCCGCTCCCAGGACAGCGGGATGGCCGCGCAGAGCGCGCCGCGCTTCCTGCTGACCTTCGACTTTGACGAGACCATTGTGGACGAGAACAGCGACGACTCGATCGTGCGCGCTGCGCCAGGCCAGCGGCTGCCGGAGAGCCTGCGAGCCACCTACCGCGAGGGCTTCTACAACGAGTACATGCAGCGCGTCTTCCAGTACCTGGGCGAGCAGGGCGTGCGGCCGCGGGACCTGCGCGCCATCTACGAGGCCATCCCCCTGTCGCCGGGCATGGGCGAGCTGCTGCAGTTTGTGGCCAAGCAGGGCGCCTGCTTCGAGGTTATTCTTATCTCAGACGCCAACACCTTCGGCGTGGAGAGCGCGCTGCGCGCCGCCGGCCACCACGGCCTGTTTCGCCGCATCTTCAGCAACCCGTCGGGGCCCGATGCGCGGGGGCTGCTGACGCTGCGGCCCTTCCACACGCACAGCTGTGCGCGCTGCCCCGCCAACATGTGCAAGCACAAGGTGCTCAGCGACTACCTGCGCGATCGGGCCCGCGACGGCGTGCACTTCGAGCGCCTGTTCTATGTGGGCGACGGCGCCAACGACTTCTGCCCCACGGGGCTGCTGGCGGGCGGAGATGTGGCCTTCCCGCGCCGCGGCTACCCCATGCACCGCCTTATCCAGGAGGCGCAGAAGGCCGAGCCCAGCTCCTTCCGCGCCGCCGTGGTGCCCTGGGAAACGGCCATCGACGTGCGCCTCCATCTGCAACAGGTGCTGAAGACGTGCTGA